Below is a window of Veillonella rodentium DNA.
ATTGATATTGTACATTCTCAGATCCGCATTGCTGAAGGCTACAGCTTACATAGTCCTGAGGTGGGAATCCCTGAACAGGATAAAATTCCTTGTAAAGGAACGGCTATTCAATGTCGTATTACCACTGAAAATCCGAAAAATAACTTCATGCCCGATACGGGTAAAATCCTTGCATACCGTAGTTCCGGCGGTTTCGGTATCCGCCTTGACTCGGGAAATGCTTTCACGGGTGCTGTCGTAACACCGTATTATGATTCCTTGCTTGTGAAAGCGACCGCATTCGGTCCTAATAATGACGAAACAATTCGCAAAATGTTGCGCTGTTTAAAGGAATTCCGTATTCGGGGCGTAAAAACTAATATTCATTTCTTGATCAATGTATTGGAAAATCCCGAATTCCAAAGTGGGCAATACAATGTAAACTTCATTGAAGAACATCCTGAATTGTTTGAATTGAAACCGGATCGTGACCGCGGTACAAAATTATTGCGTTACATTGCGGATGTGACGATTAACGGCTATTCCGGTGCCGGTCATCAGGAAGTTCCTGACTTTGATCCGATTCAGATGCCATCTGCGTTGGATATAAGCCCTGCGGCTGGAACAAAACAGACTTTCGATAAATTAGGTCCGGATAAATTCTCCAAATGGTTGAGCGAACAAAAACAAGTATTCTTTACGGATACTACATGGCGTGATGCCCATCAATCCTTATTTGCGACTCGCCTACGCACCATCGATATGGCACGTGTAGCCGGCCATGCTGCAAAAGGTGTTCCTAACTTATTTTCTCTTGAATGTTGGGGCGGTGCTACCTTTGATGTATCCTATCGTTTCTTGCATGAAGATCCATGGGAACGGTTGCGTATGTTCCGTCGCGAAGTACCGAATACATTGTTGCAAATGTTGCTTCGCGGTGCTAATGCGGTAGGTTATACTTCATATCCGGATAATGTGGTACGTCAGTTTATTCAACGTGCCGCTGTAAACGGTATCGATGTATTCCGCGTATTTGACAGCTTGAACAGCTTGGATAATATGCATGTAGCTATCGATGAAGTTCGTGCTCAGAATAAAATAGCCGAAGTGGCTCTATGCTATACGGGCGATATTTTGGACGGAAAACGTACAAAATACAATTTGGACTATTATGTGAACATGGCGAAAGAACTTGAAAAAGCAGGGGCGAATATTATCGCCATCAAAGATATGGCGGGGCTCTTGAAACCGCAGGCGTCTTATAATTTGGTATCCGCCTTAAAAGATGCGGTATCTGTTCCTATTCATTTGCATACACATGAAGGCTCCGGCAACTCCATTTATACATATGGCCGAGCAGTAGATGCCGGTGTGGACGTTATCGATTTGGCGTACTCCGCGTTTGCTAACGGTACAAGTCAGCCGAGCATGAATTCCATGTACTATGCGTTGGCAGGTCATGAACGTCAGCCTGAAATGAATATCGATTACATGGAGGAAATGTCCCATTACTTCGGCAGTATTCGACCTTACTATAGAGGTGTCGATAAAGCCGAAGCATATCCTAATACAGAGGTATATCAACATGAAATGCCGGGCGGACAATACTCCAACTTGCAGCAACAGGCAAAGATGGTAGGTCTTGGCGACCGTTGGACGGATATCAAGAAAATGTACCATCAGGTCAATATGATGTTCGGAGATATCATTAAAGTAACGCCGTCTTCCAAGGTTGTAGGGGATATGACATTGTATATGGTACAAAACAACTTGACGGAAAAGGATATCTTCGAAAAAGGAGAGCTTCTTGATTTCCCTCAATCCGTAGTGGAATTCTTTGAAGGTCGCCTCGGCACACCGTACCAGGGATTCCCTGAAAAGTTACAGAAGATCATCTTGAAAGGAGCACGCCCTATAACCGTTCGCCCGGGTGCCGTATTGCCTCCGACCGATTTTGAACATGTACGCAATGAATTGAGCGATATGGGTGCGCAAACCACTGATGAAGATGTAAGTGCATATTGCCTATATCCTAAGGTTTATCAGGATTACAATAAATTTGTAAGTGATTTCGGCGATGTGTCCGTACTTGATACGCCGACATTCTTCTTCGGTATGAAGCGCGGCGAAGAAATTCAGGTAACCATTGAAAAGGGTAAGACCCTTATTATCAGAATGAACGGTTATTCCGAACCTGATGAGGATGGCAATCGCATTGTACTGTTTGAGTTTAACGGTCAATCGCGTAGCATTAAGGTGCATGATAAACATGCAAAAACCACCGGTGTTGTTCGTCGTAAAGCGGATGAATCGAACCCTGGTGAAATCGGAGCCACATTATCCGGATCTGTTGTCAAGATTCTCGTTAAGAATGGTCAGTCCGTAACGAAGGGTGAACCGTTAATCGTAACGGAAGCTATGAAGATGGAAACGACGATTACGGCTCCAATCGACGGTATTGTCGAAGAGGTTCTCGTTCGAGAAGGCAGCCGTATTGAATCCGGTGACTGCTTGCTCCGTATCGAGGATGCTTTAAAACGATAAGGTCTATAACTTAATGAAAGTTCATTCCCTGTTTGGATAATTTGAAAATCGTGGGAATAATGAAGAAATCCCTAGGAAATCCTAGGGATTCTTTGTATTTTAGCGGTTTTCATGGTACTATATATAGTGTAGAAAATGGGCTTATTATGCCTGTTTCACTTAATATTTAGTAGAAAAGGAGTAGTAACAGATGAGATGTCCTTATTGCCAACACACAGACACGAAGGTGACAGATTCGAGAACGACTGATGAAGGTAATAGTATTCGCCGTCGCCGCGAATGTATCAATTGTGGCCGTCGCTTTACTACATATGAAATTATAGAAGAAGTGCCGCTTATGGTATTAAAGAAAAACGGACGCCGCGAACTCTTTGATCGCGGTAAATTATTAAACGGCTTATTGCGCTCCTGTGATAAACGAACTGTGCCGATGTCCGTGATGGAACAGGTTGTTAACGATGTGGAACGCGATATCCGCAACGAAATCAATCAAGAGGTAACTACGGATCGCATCGGTGAACTGGTATTGCAACAATTGAAGGATATCGACCAAGTTGCCTATGTTCGCTTTGCCAGTGTATATCGTAAATTTGATAATATTGACAGTTTTATGGAAGAGTTAAAGGCCCTTAAAAAGCTAGACGCCAAAAAGCCGAAACGTAAACCTGTCGTTGAAGAATAATTATTTTCGTAGTACTGATCATATATGATTTTTGAGATTATGATGTATACGATGTGTGAGGCCCCATGATAGATTTACATTGTGATACGATGATGCAGCTGCTGGATCATCCTGACAGCGGTGATTTATATCGAAACCGTTGGAAAATAGATATAGAAAAATTACAGAAGGCCCACAGCAAGGTGCAAGATTTTGCATTTTATATCGATTTACATGAAACAAATGATCCTTATGGTCGCTATGAGGATATGCGTGATTTATGTATATCGCAAATTGAGCGTTATGGAGAGCACATAGAGCATGTGCTCTCTTATCAGGATATACAGGGTGTATATGAATCCGGTAAAATCGGGGCTCTTCTTTCCATTGAGGAAGGCGGTGTTCTCGGTGGTGATTTACAGAAACTTTCACAAGCCTATAAGGACGGCATACGTCTTATCACATTGACCTGGAATTATCCGAACGGATTGGGCGAACCTCATTGTGGGGATCAATCCAAAAAATTGACACCTAAGGGTGTTGAATTTGTTGAAGCCATGCAGGATATGGGGATTATTGTTGATTGTTCACATCTCAATGATGCTGGAACGGAGCAGTTAGGTGATATTCTTGATGTACCCTTCGTCGCATCTCATTCAAATGCGCGGGAAGTGAGAAACCATACGCGTAATCTGCCTGATACCCTCATTAAGCTTATCGCTAATAAGGGAGGGGTTATAGGGCTAAATTTTGCGCAGAATTTCCTGGGCACGTCCCCAGTCAGTCGTATCGAGGATATTGTTAAACATGGACTATACCTTATCGATAAGGGCGGTGAAGATGTGCTGGCGTTGGGCACTGACTTTGACGGTATTCCGCCGGAAACGGAAATTGCGGATACGTCTCAGATGAGCCGTCTCTATGACGCGTTTGGAATGGCCGGTTTGACCGTGGAGCAACGGGATAAGATATTTTGGAAAAATGCGGACAGACTGTTAAAGGAGCTTTTATGATGAATGATTTAAATCCTATGATTGCAGAGCGATTTTCTGAGCATTTAGATGTTTTTGGGAAGACCATGGAACAGATGGAGATTATCCAGGACATAGGAACTCGCTGTAAGACAGCTCTTGAAAATGGAAATAAAATATTGTTTTGCGGCAATGGCGGATCTGCAGCCGATTCTCAGCATCTGGCGGCTGAATTGATCGGCCGGTTTAAAAAGGAACGCCGTTCCTTGGCGGCTGTTGCACTTACGACGGATACGTCTATTTTGACATCCATTGCCAATGACTATGATTACGATGTTGTCTTTGCTCGTCAGGTGGAGGGACTTGGCCGTTCCGGAGATGTTCTCATCGGGATTTCTACGTCGGGAAACTCCAAAAATGTTCTGAAAGCTGTTGAAATGGCACGCTCCATCGGTATGCATACAATCGGATTTACCGGCGAAGGCGGCGGCAAGATGGCGGAGCTTTGTGATATTACATTGGCCGTTCCGAGCAAGGTGACGGCCCGCATTCAAGAAATGCATATTTTAGCAGGTCATATCGTCTGTGAATTAATCGAAGAAGACTATTGATGAGTAGATAGGAATTTAAGCTATGATCAATACCACAATTAATCAATTTTTAATGAATACATTGCCAAATCTTAACATTGCCGTCATCGGTGATGTGATGGTGGACCGATATGTATTCGGCGATGTGAGTCGTATTTCACCGGAAGCTCCTGTTCCGGTAAATCGCGTTTCTCAAATAAAAGAGGTCCTCGGTGGCGCCGGTAATGTGGCGTCCAATTTGGCAAACTTGGACTGTCATGTATACTTAGGGGCTTTATCGGGCAATGATGATCATGGCCGCCTATTGAAATCCCTCTTGGAGGCGGATCATATTGATACTTCAGGACTCATCATCGATGATAATCGCTCCACTATTACAAAGATGCGTATTTTAGGTGATCGTCAACAGATGATGCGCCTTGATTTTGAAACAATTATCGATTTAACCTCCGATGAGGAAATGCGACTTGTAATATGGTTGGAAAACCTTTGCAAATCGGGTATCGACGGTATTGTCATTTCCGACTATGGTAAGGGCGTATGTACACCGAGCTTGTTAAAAAAGGTCTTTGCGTTGGCAAAACAATACAATGTACAGACTATCGTGGATCCTAAGGGGGCTGATTGGTCTAAATATAACGGGGCTACGTGCATTACACCGAATGTGAAAGAACTCGGTGAATGCGTGGGTCGTACGTTGGTGAATGATGATGAATCTATCTCTAATGCGGCGAAGGAGATTCTGCAATCTGTTGATTTAGATTATATTGTAGCCACTCGCTCCGCAAAAGGGATTACCGTTATCGCGAAGGATGGCCGTACATGGCATAATCCTGCGACACAGCAGGAAGTATTTGACGTAAGTGGTGCCGGAGATACGGTGGTGTCGATGATTATCACCTGTCTTGCGGGTAAATTATCGATGCGATTAGCGCTTCATATTGCGAACGGTGCGGCAGGTATCGTCGTAGCGAAGGTGGGAACTTATCCGATCCACCGCTCCGAGTTGATAGAGCTGTGGCATTCTTTGCAACGGGGTTCACAGGATAAGCCTCTATACACGAAAGAGGAGATGTTAAATCTCGTGAAACGGTGGCAGCAAAAAGGGGACACCGTGGTATTTACAAACGGATGTTTCGACATTCTGCATCGCGGACATATTACGTATTTGCAAGAGGCGGCTCAACTCGGCGACCATCTGATCATAGGTCTTAATTCAGACGGTTCCGTCCGTCGTTTGAAGGGCGAAACACGTCCCATCGTAAGTGAGGATGATCGTGCTGCACTGCTCAGCGCTTTGGGCTGTGTGGACGGCGTTGTACTGTTTGAAGAGGATACGCCTGCTGAACTATTGGCTTATTTGCGACCTAATATACTCGTTAAGGGCGGAGACTATAAAAAAGAAGATATCGTAGGGCGCGAGTCCGTTGATGATGTAGAGGTGCTTTCATTCAAAGAAGGCTATTCCACATCGGATATAGTAGGAAAAATAGCCGAGATGGCTAAGGAGGGTAAATTATGATTATCGTAACCGGTGGTGCCGGTTTTATCGGCAGTAATATTGTGAAAGCCTTGAATGAGCGTGGTCGTACGGATATTATTATCGTTGATGACCTTACAGATGGGCGTAAAATTCGAAATATTCAAAACTTGGAATTTTTAGATTACATCGATTGTGATGATTTTGATTATGCTATTGCTGACGGATCTTTTGATGTAGGGCCTATTGACGTCGTATTCCA
It encodes the following:
- the nrdR gene encoding transcriptional regulator NrdR, with the protein product MRCPYCQHTDTKVTDSRTTDEGNSIRRRRECINCGRRFTTYEIIEEVPLMVLKKNGRRELFDRGKLLNGLLRSCDKRTVPMSVMEQVVNDVERDIRNEINQEVTTDRIGELVLQQLKDIDQVAYVRFASVYRKFDNIDSFMEELKALKKLDAKKPKRKPVVEE
- the rfaE1 gene encoding D-glycero-beta-D-manno-heptose-7-phosphate kinase — its product is MINTTINQFLMNTLPNLNIAVIGDVMVDRYVFGDVSRISPEAPVPVNRVSQIKEVLGGAGNVASNLANLDCHVYLGALSGNDDHGRLLKSLLEADHIDTSGLIIDDNRSTITKMRILGDRQQMMRLDFETIIDLTSDEEMRLVIWLENLCKSGIDGIVISDYGKGVCTPSLLKKVFALAKQYNVQTIVDPKGADWSKYNGATCITPNVKELGECVGRTLVNDDESISNAAKEILQSVDLDYIVATRSAKGITVIAKDGRTWHNPATQQEVFDVSGAGDTVVSMIITCLAGKLSMRLALHIANGAAGIVVAKVGTYPIHRSELIELWHSLQRGSQDKPLYTKEEMLNLVKRWQQKGDTVVFTNGCFDILHRGHITYLQEAAQLGDHLIIGLNSDGSVRRLKGETRPIVSEDDRAALLSALGCVDGVVLFEEDTPAELLAYLRPNILVKGGDYKKEDIVGRESVDDVEVLSFKEGYSTSDIVGKIAEMAKEGKL
- a CDS encoding dipeptidase yields the protein MIDLHCDTMMQLLDHPDSGDLYRNRWKIDIEKLQKAHSKVQDFAFYIDLHETNDPYGRYEDMRDLCISQIERYGEHIEHVLSYQDIQGVYESGKIGALLSIEEGGVLGGDLQKLSQAYKDGIRLITLTWNYPNGLGEPHCGDQSKKLTPKGVEFVEAMQDMGIIVDCSHLNDAGTEQLGDILDVPFVASHSNAREVRNHTRNLPDTLIKLIANKGGVIGLNFAQNFLGTSPVSRIEDIVKHGLYLIDKGGEDVLALGTDFDGIPPETEIADTSQMSRLYDAFGMAGLTVEQRDKIFWKNADRLLKELL
- a CDS encoding pyruvate carboxylase; this encodes MKKIKSVLVANRGEIAIRVFRACNEMGIKTVAIYSKEDTLSLHRNQADEAYLVGEGKKPVDAYLDIEDIIRIAKEHDIDAIHPGYGFLSENEGFARRCEEEGIIFIGPKIEHLHMFGDKVNAREQAKLAEIPMIPGSDGALKDFAQLEEFADTHGFPLMIKAVNGGGGRGMREVHRKEDLLDAYDRAKSEAKAAFGDDDVYVEKLIVEPKHIEVQILGDEHGNVVHLHERDCSVQRRHQKVVEMAPAFALPLETRKAVCDAAVKIMKNVHYVNAGTVEFLVTADGSFYFIEVNPRIQVEHTVTEMVTDIDIVHSQIRIAEGYSLHSPEVGIPEQDKIPCKGTAIQCRITTENPKNNFMPDTGKILAYRSSGGFGIRLDSGNAFTGAVVTPYYDSLLVKATAFGPNNDETIRKMLRCLKEFRIRGVKTNIHFLINVLENPEFQSGQYNVNFIEEHPELFELKPDRDRGTKLLRYIADVTINGYSGAGHQEVPDFDPIQMPSALDISPAAGTKQTFDKLGPDKFSKWLSEQKQVFFTDTTWRDAHQSLFATRLRTIDMARVAGHAAKGVPNLFSLECWGGATFDVSYRFLHEDPWERLRMFRREVPNTLLQMLLRGANAVGYTSYPDNVVRQFIQRAAVNGIDVFRVFDSLNSLDNMHVAIDEVRAQNKIAEVALCYTGDILDGKRTKYNLDYYVNMAKELEKAGANIIAIKDMAGLLKPQASYNLVSALKDAVSVPIHLHTHEGSGNSIYTYGRAVDAGVDVIDLAYSAFANGTSQPSMNSMYYALAGHERQPEMNIDYMEEMSHYFGSIRPYYRGVDKAEAYPNTEVYQHEMPGGQYSNLQQQAKMVGLGDRWTDIKKMYHQVNMMFGDIIKVTPSSKVVGDMTLYMVQNNLTEKDIFEKGELLDFPQSVVEFFEGRLGTPYQGFPEKLQKIILKGARPITVRPGAVLPPTDFEHVRNELSDMGAQTTDEDVSAYCLYPKVYQDYNKFVSDFGDVSVLDTPTFFFGMKRGEEIQVTIEKGKTLIIRMNGYSEPDEDGNRIVLFEFNGQSRSIKVHDKHAKTTGVVRRKADESNPGEIGATLSGSVVKILVKNGQSVTKGEPLIVTEAMKMETTITAPIDGIVEEVLVREGSRIESGDCLLRIEDALKR
- the gmhA gene encoding D-sedoheptulose 7-phosphate isomerase translates to MNDLNPMIAERFSEHLDVFGKTMEQMEIIQDIGTRCKTALENGNKILFCGNGGSAADSQHLAAELIGRFKKERRSLAAVALTTDTSILTSIANDYDYDVVFARQVEGLGRSGDVLIGISTSGNSKNVLKAVEMARSIGMHTIGFTGEGGGKMAELCDITLAVPSKVTARIQEMHILAGHIVCELIEEDY